GCTTTTAGGTCGCTTTTATAAACAAAACTATAAAAATACTTAATAAATTTTTTAATTTTTTCTTTATCTTGCTGATTTTCTTGATCAGCTAACTTAAATAAAGACTCAGTGTCAACATTATGATCTATACACATTTTTTTTAACAAAAATACACAGTGAACTTAAACCTTTTTAACTAAGATTTCATTATCAAGAGCGTACACTATTAGTTCATCATTTTCTACTACTTCCCCTGATAAAACTAATTTAGCTAAATTATTTTGAATACACTCTTGTATAACCCTTTTTAGGGGCCTTGCTCCATATTCAGGGTCATAGCCAGTTTGTGCTATTAGTTCTTTAGCTTCCTGTGACAAACTTATACTTAGTTTACACTTAGCAAGTGTTTTTTGTAAATAAGAAAATTGAACATCTATAATTTTATAGATGTCATCTCTGGTTAAACTGTGAAATATAATAATTTCATCCAGTCTGTTTAAAAATTCTGGACGAAATGTTGATTTAATTATTTGCATTACCTCATCTTTTACAGACTCAGCAATCTCCTTTAGCATTATCTCAGCGCCAAGGTTAGAAGTTAAAATCAGTATGGTGTTGCGAAAATCAATTAATTTGCCATGACTATCAGTGAGTCTCCCCTCATCCAAGATTTGCAACAATAGATTAAATATATCTGGATTTGCCTTCTCTATTTCATCAAACAGAATAACCTGATATGGCCTTCTTCTTACTGCTTCGGTTAATCTGCCACCTTGCTCGTAGCCAACATACCCTGGAGGCGAGCCAATTAGCTTTGAAACAGAATGTTTTCCATATATTCTGACATATCAAAACGCAGAAGCGCTGATTGATCGTCAAACAGAAATTCAGCTAAGGCTTTCGCAAGTTCGGTTTTACCAACTCCAGTTGGACCTAAAAATAAAAATGAACCAAAAGGCCTGTTGGTATCTTGCACCCCAGAGCGGGAGCGCCTAACTGCATTACTTATCGCTTCTATTGCATCTTTCTGCCCTATTACTCTTCTTCCTATTTCATTCTCCATGTTAAGGAGTTTTTCCTTTTCACTGTGCATCATATTATCAACTGGAATTCCCGTCCACTTTGAAACAATGTTTGCAATGTCATCTCCAGTCACTTCTTTCTTTAAGAAACTATCAGTAACCTTTTCCTGATTTTTTAATTCATTCTCAAACTGAGGAATCACACCATACATCAATTCCCCTGCCCTTCCTAAATTTCCACTCCGCTGAGTTAATTCCAACTCTTTTCTAGCATTATCTAATTTTTCGGCTGTTTCTTGTATTCTAGCTATTTTATTCTTTTCCATCTGCCATTTGCTGTTCAAGTCAGCAAATTTACTGTTTAGGTTTTCAATCTCTTCATTTATCTTTCTTAAACGCTGTTTAGAATTTTCATCACTTTCTTTTTTTAGAGCCTCTGCTTCAATCTTTAGCTGTATAACCTTTCTCTCAAGTTCATCAATAACTTCAGGCTTGCTATCCATTTCAATTCTCACCCTGCTTGCTGCTTCATCAATCAAATCAATTGCTTTATCAGGTAAAAACCTATCTGTTATATATCTATTGGACAACGTTGCAGCAGCAATTATTGCACCGTCTGTAATTCTTATACCATGATGCACCTCATATCTTTCCTTCAAATCCCTGAGTATTGAAATGGTATCAGTTTCAGTTGGTTGAGAGATAAACACAGGCTGAAAACGCCTTGCAAGTGCAGGATCTTTTTCTATATGCTGACGATATTCATCTAAAGTTGTGGCTCCTATACAGCGAATTTCTCCACGCGCAAGAGCAGGCTTTAGCAAATTTGAAGCATCCATTGCACCACTTGTTGCTCCTGCTCCAACTAAAGTATGAAGCTCATCTATAAACAAGATAACTTTTCCCTCCGCTTTCGAAAGCTCATTAATAACTGCTTTTAACCTTTCTTCAAATTCTCCTCTAAATTTTGTTCCAGCAATTAATGCGCCAAGATCGAGGGCTAAAACTTTTGCATCACGCAAACCAAGTGGCACGTCATTTGCAACGATTCTATTTGCAAGCCCCTCAACTATTGCAGTTTTTCCAACACCAGGTTCACCGATCAGCACTGGATTATTTTTTGTCCGCCTCAGTGACACCTGCATAGTTCTTCTGATCTCTTCATCACGACCAATTACAGGATCAAGCTTTCCTTGCATAGCAAGCTCTGTAACATCTTTTGTATATTTCTTTGCCGCGTTTAATTTTTCCTCACTGTTTGGCGAGTTCGCACTGCTGCCTTTTCTCATTTCTGCAATAACTGAGTTCAGTTTTTGTGGAGTAACACCATTCTCCGCCAGAATTTTGCCTACAGTATCATCTTTTTGTGCAGTGAGGCCCTGCAGTCAACGCTCAACGGCAACAAACGAATCTTTATTCCTCCGAGCAATACCAATTGAATCTTCAAAAACTTTTGCTATTTCTCTTGAAAGTTGAAGGCTCCCACTTCCTGGACCTTCAATTACTGGCAACTTTTTTATTGCGCTATCCACAGCATCGGAAATACTTTGCACATTTCCACCACAAGCGTTTATCAAATCCTGAACTAAACCTAATTCATCCTCAAGCATTACTTTTAGTAAATGCTCAGGCATAAAAATCTGATGCCCAGCTCCCAACGCTTTCATCTGAGCACTTTGAATTAGACTTTTTGCTTTTTCGGTAAATTTATTTAAGTCCATAACACCAGTTAAATCCGTATTTGCTGATGTATATAACAACTGATTTCATAAATTTAAACCTAAAGTTGTTTATTGTTAGGTATGAAATTTAAAACTTTTTTTTAAAAGAAACTATTATAGTAATTATAGCCCTACCCTTTACTTCATTAGACCATCTTATGGATAGTCTATACAGATCGACCCTTTTGTGAATCTGCGTTTCTGCTTTCTTCAACTTGTTTTGCAAAAGATGTTTCCTGTTTCTGAAGTGGTTTAGCAATTTCGCGTACAACGGCAGTAACTGCTGTTAAAAACGTTTTTAACAATGCACCTAAAACTCCACCAACTGCTTCCCTGCCATGTATATGAGCTTGCTTTTCGTTGTCGTCAGCAGTTTCCCCTGCCCTCCTTCTTGGATCCATCCTATGAGCAATCACCGAAAACAACACTCCCCTGATTGAAGACTTCACTTTTTCCTTTGCTTCGTGGACATCCCCATCTTTTGCTGTTTCATGTCCATGGCTTAAGTGTTTAGCGTTCATTAGCTCCTTTTGTTGCTGGGCAAACATGCCACTTAATACTTCTTCTATCACTTGCTTTCTTCTCTTCTCTCTAACTCTTTTCATAGATTCTGATTTATCGCGAGTGTGTTTGGTAGTTTCAAATTCTGCATCAATATCTTCAGACGCAGCCTGACTATATAAAGTCTCTATGAGCCTGTCTATACTTCGCTTTATTTGCATAGTCCTTTCGTAACTATCCGAATTATCGATTCCTTCGTCGATCTGATTTAGAATATCCTCAAAAACTTTTAAATAGTCTTGAGTATATTGTATTATATATTGTTTATCTTCCTCTTTGTGTTGTTCTTCTTGATTCAACTGATTTTCATTTTCCAAATTTCTCTCTCTTTTATCATCGTTATTTTCTTCAATATTATCACCGTCTTCCTCGAAAAGGTTTTCGTCGTTCATGATTTTTTTTAATTTAGTTAAAATTCTCACCAGTTATTATTGTATATGAAAAAATTAAATTAACATTAATGAAAAGCGTTTACAACTTCAGCACTAGTTAAAACTACAGTAAAGCTGTCAAAAGTAACAGGATCATAATATCTCTCATACAATTCAACTGAACACCTAAGCCTTATCTTTTCCTTAGCATTAAAACTAATTTCATAATCATTATTAGAGTTTAGCATAGCAGAATTACGTAATAATTCATCAGCTAATACAGAGTCTAAAATTCCATTAATTTTTATCGTAATGTGTCTGCTTCCAGCACAATCGAGCACTTTCCTCCAGCCAAAAGAAGAAATATCTTTCACCTCTTCTCTGTTATTACGCAAAGTAAACCTTAGGTTTCTTATATTATTTAACACAATAAAATTATTGTCATGACCTTTAATTTTTAGCTGTAATTTGCTCATTATCACCTCCTTTTATTAAAATATCAAAATTAATTGTTGAATGTAAAATTTCATCGTGCTGATCCATAGCACAATTACTTTCTAAAATGACCTCACTACTAAAACCTTCAATGCTCTTAAGTATCAAGTTAATATGCCTTATAATGGCAAACATACTGTCTATATGATAAGTATATATGTCGCATGAAAATCTTGCCTTTGTAGCAAAATTGGACAGCATATGCAGGTTATTATAATTCACTACACGCAATCTCAGGTAAGGAATGGTGACCTGTTTAGGTAAGTAGTCATAAATGTTAGTAACATATTTCCTTAAATCAGAGTTTGCTTTTAGTGCTGCATAAATACTATTGTACAACTCGTTTATAGCTTGAATTTTTTCCATGATTAATCCTCAGATTTACTCAGACGCGGCTGTACGGACATTGCAATTTGCAGGCAATTTGCGTGGCAAATGGTGTCATTCCAGTGCTTGACACTGGAATCCAGCTTTTATGTTGTATAGTGCACAATCAATTTTTCTGGATCCAAGTAGTCAAGGCACTGGGATGACACCCTTCTGGTGGACAATGTTTATACAGAGCTACTTGGATGACAAGAAAGAGCTACAAAACAACCTTTGGTTCGCGAAATGGAGAATAAACCTTCTTCACTTCAGATAAATGGCTACTTACCCCCGATTCACGATCTTTGTAAATAGCAGAAACATGCCGCATAATACCGAGTTTTATCTGCTCAGGAACATTGTCATAGCCAGCCTCGTATACAACATCAACTCTTATTGCATTCAAATAATTGAAAAACTCAACGTAGCCCCCTACATCGCTAAAATAATACTTAAGTGTTCTCTTCTCTTGATTTTTAGACATCATTGCAGTAGCCAATACTATCTTACTCACAGGGCCATAGCTTAAATAGATCCTACGAGGTACATAATCTTCATATGAAACTTGCCATGTTTGCTTTACTAGTGACTTTTCCATATGCCATTCAGCGTAATCAGTTGCCATAAAAATTAAACTTGAAATCAATTTATCATCCTGGTCGTTCTCAATGCGTAAAAAAGATTTAACCTCTTCTAAAGTAACTGGAAAAGATTCAGGCTTAGATTTACGTTGCACAGATATTCTTGGTGAAGTAGATCTTATTGACATAATAACCCTCCTTTTTGATATAGCTAGAATAAGTAAGGTTTACCTCGTGACAGCGTGGGGCAAATCTTACTTACTTTAGCTATGCAGCTTGCATGCAACATTAAGTTAAATTGGCGCAGCAACAACTCTGAGTGCTTTATCGTATGAATATATTAAGAAGAGAACGTATTAAAGCTGTTTCTCCTTTTTTGTTGATAAAATTTGAACTTATAGCATATTCAACTAGGCTAGATTTTAGTAGATTAACATTTTGAGAATGAATATTATTGAAGACGGAGTTTAACTCTTTAGCAAGCAGACTGCGAAATTTTTGTACACTGTCATATGCGATATTTTCAAGTTCATGTGCAAATTTATCTTGAGCTATAGTTGTTATATTTTCAATTTCCTTATTAAACTCCTCTAGCTTTTTTTCGTTATTTTTAAAATTTTTCGTAAAAGTTTTCATATCAATTAAACTCAACTACTATTATGATTATAACTGTAATAAAAAAACTACCGAAGTAAAAAATTCACACTACTGTGTAACTTGCAAATACTTTTACGCGCTAGGGCTATAGGTGTCATCCAAGTACCCCCTTCCCGTCATCTGAGTAGCCTCCTTTTCCTGTCATCCCAGTGCTTGACACTGGGATGGCTTTGTTGCATCGCACCTTATACTGGTAGTAATTTACGATAAATATCATGTAGCCATTTCAAATTTAGCCATACCAATTTCAGTAAATTGATTAAGCAAATAGCACTTAATCAGCAATTCTTTTTCGCGATTTACTTCGGATTTATTCCTAAAGCTGAATCCAAATATTTGCTTTAATCTTGAGAAAAACCCTTCAATATAAGATCTTTTCCCATAATTTACTTCTTTTTTCCATTCTTTCACGCCATCTTCACCGTATAATTTTATTAACCTAATAGCAGCATTTCTGTCAGACATATAATCTATTTCTGGATGTTCTGCCGCATTGTTTATTGGTGGAATTTTTGCCTTTATATCATATTCGTGACACAATTTGTAAAACTTGTGCCTATCATATGCCCTATCTGCATATAGTGCTTTTATGACATGCTGAAAATTAACTTCTTTAAGCAAATCGCAAGCTCCATAGTGATCAGAGTAGACACCGTTACTGTATTTTACAGCTATGGCTTTTTTGCTGTTTATATTCAACATTACATGCAATTTTCTTGTCTGTTCATAGCCACGATATTTTCTGTTAGCGCTATTTTCCTTGCTGTGACCAGGGGTATTGTTGTAAATGCTGATACCTGTACTATCTATAGCAATTTCGATGTCTTCCATATTATTTTTATCAATTCTGCAATCATTGATCTTAATATTAAGTTTCTTAAACCTTCTTGATGCTTGTGAATAGCTGATAACTGCTAAATCTCTTCCTATTTGTTGCATATATCCTTTTATAAACCCCACCGTTTGTCTTAAACCAATTCTAAAAAGATTGACAATTATATGCACCAAAATCACAACTTTATCACTGTAAATATAGTTGCCGCCTTGCATTTTTGGACTATTTTCATACCAATTTTCTATGGCTTCATTGATATAATGAAAAATATTTCCTCTTTCCTGGAGAAATTTGTTATATTCATTTTGGTTACTGACTTTCATTTTCTGTGGCATATTTTTTCTTCAACAGTTAAATGGTTATTTATAATGAATTTTGTCAGTAGCCACCAGATTTTTTCGGTTGCTATGCAACAAAGCCCACTGGGATCCAGGAAAAAGAATGGTGTCATGAAAGTAGCTGACACTGATTTCCATCCAAAAGGGTGTCATCCCAGTGCCCAGAAACTTGGATCCAGAAAACTTAACTCTACACTAAGTAAATGTACAATAAGAACTAGATCCCAGTGTCTGGGCACTGGGATGACAAAAAAAGGAGCACTGGGATGACATCATCCTTTTTTTGGGATTCCAGTGCAGCTACTTGCATCTGCCACCTGCAAACTGCAATGTTCGTACAGATGTAGGTGCTAAGTTTTACAAACACCATGTTGTGCTAAACCTTGAATATCCACTTCTTTCAATTCAGTGGTAGGCTTTGTTGATATTGCGTATGTAACGCCACTAGCTATCAAAGCAGCAGATGTTACAAAAACTACAATTATTGGTAGAACAGACAAGTCGAAAGCAATACTGAGAGTAGCACCTACTGTTAACATAGTTACAAGATTCACAGAAGCAACTTTTAAGAAACTCATTTGTCTTTTTCCTGCTTTTTCTAGCAACACTTCATTTGTTTTAGTTTTTGTTTTGCCTAGTTCACCCTTAAGTGTTGTGTTTTCATTTTTCAGATTTGCTATTTCTTGTCTTAGTGATTCATTCTCTTTATTGAATTCTTTCAACTTAGTCTCATGTCTAGCTATACAACTTTTTGATTCTTCTAGTTCCTTTTGCGTTTTTTCTAACAACGCTTCTGCTTTAGAATACTGACTTTCTGTTTTGTCTAATTTATCCTTAAGCTTTGTGTTTTCATTTCCTGGCTCTTGTATTTCTTGTTCTAGTGCTTCCAGCCTAGCTTCTTGCCCAGCTATGTCATTCTTTAGTTCCTTTTGCTTTTTTTTTAGTAATACCTCTTTAGTTTTTGTTTTGTCTAATTTATCCTTAAGCGTTGCTTTTTCACTTTCTAGATCTTGTATTTTTCGTTTTAGTGATTGATTCTCTTCC
The window above is part of the Wolbachia endosymbiont (group A) of Bibio marci genome. Proteins encoded here:
- a CDS encoding phage tail protein, with product MSKLQLKIKGHDNNFIVLNNIRNLRFTLRNNREEVKDISSFGWRKVLDCAGSRHITIKINGILDSVLADELLRNSAMLNSNNDYEISFNAKEKIRLRCSVELYERYYDPVTFDSFTVVLTSAEVVNAFH
- a CDS encoding DUF3168 domain-containing protein: MEKIQAINELYNSIYAALKANSDLRKYVTNIYDYLPKQVTIPYLRLRVVNYNNLHMLSNFATKARFSCDIYTYHIDSMFAIIRHINLILKSIEGFSSEVILESNCAMDQHDEILHSTINFDILIKGGDNEQITAKN
- a CDS encoding head-tail connector protein, with translation MSIRSTSPRISVQRKSKPESFPVTLEEVKSFLRIENDQDDKLISSLIFMATDYAEWHMEKSLVKQTWQVSYEDYVPRRIYLSYGPVSKIVLATAMMSKNQEKRTLKYYFSDVGGYVEFFNYLNAIRVDVVYEAGYDNVPEQIKLGIMRHVSAIYKDRESGVSSHLSEVKKVYSPFREPKVVL
- a CDS encoding IS5 family transposase; translated protein: MPQKMKVSNQNEYNKFLQERGNIFHYINEAIENWYENSPKMQGGNYIYSDKVVILVHIIVNLFRIGLRQTVGFIKGYMQQIGRDLAVISYSQASRRFKKLNIKINDCRIDKNNMEDIEIAIDSTGISIYNNTPGHSKENSANRKYRGYEQTRKLHVMLNINSKKAIAVKYSNGVYSDHYGACDLLKEVNFQHVIKALYADRAYDRHKFYKLCHEYDIKAKIPPINNAAEHPEIDYMSDRNAAIRLIKLYGEDGVKEWKKEVNYGKRSYIEGFFSRLKQIFGFSFRNKSEVNREKELLIKCYLLNQFTEIGMAKFEMAT